The following coding sequences are from one Terriglobia bacterium window:
- a CDS encoding molybdopterin-dependent oxidoreductase, whose product MSKGRPYVRLTQPLIQGKPAGWDEALDFTARGLKSVVEKHGASSFGLFSCSKATNEMNFAAQKFARVVIGSNNIDSCNRTUHAPSVAGLAAVFGAGGGTNSYQEIEETDVILLWGSNARETHPIFFHHLLKGVRNGARLFAVDPRRTSSVQWADVWAALDVGTDIVLANAIGREIIAAGLQNHEFIENATFGFDDYKYNVEHYTLEYAERETGVPAHIVRDMAHSFARAHRAMICWTLGITEHHNAVDNVLALINLSLLTGHVGKYGSGLNPLRGQNNVQGGGDMGALPDRLPGFQHIENAAFREKFDKLWGVKVPETKGWHLSQMFEAMQTGAMRALYVIGENPMQSEADQSHTRHLLESLDFLIAQDIFLTKTAELADVVLPASAAWCETDGTVTNSERRVQRVRKALEPPPGARDDIEIIFELARRMGHDWGRPDAEKVWNEVRALSPAYAGMSYQRLEENKGLQWPCYDENHPGEMFLHSRLWERPVAGPRVRFVSVDHDPPVDKLSAEFPLRLTTGRRLDDYNTGVQTSGYNSPLRRGETLDVSPEDAAKLGVEDGEMVRVHSRRGSVTVPVRRDRSLRPGLMFMTLHFQDDVATNLLTIDATDPKSGTAEFKAAAIRVERVERVEKV is encoded by the coding sequence CGAACGAGATGAACTTCGCAGCGCAGAAGTTCGCCCGCGTGGTGATCGGCAGCAACAACATCGATAGCTGCAACCGTACTTGACACGCTCCCAGCGTCGCCGGTCTGGCGGCGGTATTCGGTGCGGGCGGTGGCACGAACTCCTATCAGGAGATCGAAGAAACGGACGTGATCCTTCTCTGGGGATCCAACGCGCGGGAAACGCATCCGATTTTCTTTCATCATCTTCTTAAAGGAGTGCGGAACGGCGCGCGTCTTTTCGCGGTGGACCCGCGGAGAACGAGTTCCGTTCAATGGGCGGACGTGTGGGCGGCCCTCGATGTGGGAACCGACATTGTGCTGGCCAATGCGATTGGACGCGAAATCATCGCGGCCGGCTTGCAGAATCACGAGTTTATCGAGAATGCCACGTTCGGTTTCGATGATTACAAGTACAACGTCGAGCATTACACGCTCGAATATGCCGAGCGGGAAACCGGCGTGCCCGCGCACATTGTCCGCGACATGGCGCACTCTTTCGCGCGAGCACACCGGGCAATGATCTGCTGGACGCTGGGGATTACGGAGCACCACAACGCGGTCGATAACGTCCTGGCGCTGATCAATCTTTCATTGCTGACCGGTCACGTCGGCAAATATGGAAGCGGTCTCAATCCGCTTCGCGGACAGAACAATGTCCAGGGTGGCGGCGATATGGGCGCCCTGCCGGACCGGCTGCCGGGATTCCAGCACATCGAGAATGCCGCATTCCGCGAGAAGTTCGACAAACTCTGGGGTGTGAAGGTTCCGGAGACGAAAGGCTGGCATCTCTCGCAGATGTTCGAAGCAATGCAGACCGGCGCGATGCGGGCGCTCTACGTGATCGGCGAAAATCCGATGCAGTCGGAAGCGGATCAGAGTCACACACGGCACCTGCTCGAGAGCCTGGATTTTCTCATTGCGCAGGACATCTTTTTGACGAAGACCGCGGAGCTGGCGGACGTCGTCCTGCCGGCCAGCGCCGCCTGGTGTGAGACGGATGGAACCGTGACGAACAGCGAACGCCGCGTGCAGCGCGTGCGCAAGGCGCTCGAGCCTCCGCCTGGCGCGCGTGACGATATTGAGATCATTTTCGAGCTCGCCCGCAGAATGGGACACGATTGGGGCCGCCCCGATGCAGAGAAAGTCTGGAATGAGGTCCGTGCACTGAGCCCGGCTTATGCCGGCATGAGCTATCAGCGGCTCGAAGAAAACAAGGGCCTGCAATGGCCGTGCTATGACGAGAATCATCCGGGCGAGATGTTTCTGCACAGCCGTCTGTGGGAACGGCCGGTGGCCGGCCCGCGTGTGCGGTTCGTTTCGGTCGATCATGATCCGCCCGTCGACAAGTTGTCCGCTGAGTTCCCGCTGCGCTTGACCACGGGGCGCCGGCTGGATGATTACAATACCGGTGTCCAGACTTCGGGCTACAATTCGCCGTTACGGCGCGGCGAGACGCTGGATGTCTCACCTGAGGATGCTGCAAAGCTTGGTGTCGAGGACGGTGAGATGGTTCGCGTTCACTCCCGCCGGGGAAGCGTCACGGTTCCGGTTCGCCGCGACCGGTCGCTGCGGCCCGGGCTGATGTTCATGACGCTGCACTTTCAGGACGACGTCGCGACGAATCTTTTGACGATCGATGCGACCGATCCCAAGTCGGGAACGGCGGAGTTCAAGGCGGCGGCGATCCGCGTGGAGCGCGTGGAGCGCGTGGAGAAGGTGTAA